Sequence from the Bos indicus x Bos taurus breed Angus x Brahman F1 hybrid chromosome 16, Bos_hybrid_MaternalHap_v2.0, whole genome shotgun sequence genome:
tgtatgccagctgttgtactatgctgctgctaagtcacttcagttgtgtccgactctgtgcaaccccatagacggcaggccaccagactcccccgtccctgggattctccaggcaagaacactggagtgggtggccatttccttctccaatgcatgaaagtgaaaagtgaaagtgaagtcgcccactcgtgtctgactcttagcgaccccatggactgcagcccaccaggctcctccatccatgggattttccaggcaagagtgctggagtggggtgccatcgccttctccgttgtaCTATACTACTGTACTGTTCatggtactgtactgtaagattaaacatgttttattttttgtgtttgttttgtatgcattatttgtgtgaaaagtactaTAAACCTATCActgtacagtactatatagttGACTGTGTtggttgggtacctaggctaaccttgttggacttatgaacaaactggacttaggAATACACTATCGGAATGGAACATGTTCATATGTAAAAATCTTACAATGGTATTAAATGTATTTACTGTATTAAATCTTACAATTTGTAACTGAAGGCTAGAAGGACATCAAAATGATATTAATTGACTGTATTAAGGTGCTACGCTCTTGAGGCATAGTTTCATCTACCTTAGGGCAGCCCTACAGTGGTATTGTCGTGGCCCCTCTTCCAGTCGTCTGTTCCAGAATTTGAGGGTCAGGAAAGTTATTGTCAACTTGACCAAGAGCACACAAGTGGAAAGTGGCAGAGGAGAGTCAAACTCAAGTTTACATGACCAAATCCAGTGCTCTTCCCATGAGCCCTGAATGCCTCAACCCGAAAAAGTCATctcataaaactggaaaaaaaaggaaaacaataaagtgATTTGCCACGGTGTCCACCAATGCTATTTCAGAAATATGCACCTAACATTCCTATTTTGACAAAAGCCGTAATTGCTGTATTAGGAGGAAACGAActagtgtgtgtttgttttgttttctgtcctctaaaagtttaaaaaaatatccttgGGCTTGCCAAGTTATAAGGGCAAAAGGATGGTGCATGTAAATTAATGTGCCTCGACTGCCTACACCGCAGAGGTGCACTGTGGCAGGGACCTGTGACTAAAGGACTCCCCACTCCACACTTCCAGGCCACATTCTATTCTGGGGGGAATGCCTTTAcctgtgttcttttaaaattctgctgcTTTAAGATGTACAAATGCGAGTTCAAATTCCTGCCTGCAACACAGGTGGGGATTCACTACGCACCCCCATCTTTAGGGTGACCCGAACTTTCTACAGCCCCCTCTACCATACgccctctcccagcctccagccGCCTTCCCGCCTCTCGCCGCGCGGGGTGCTAGGAAGGCCAGGGTGGGCGAGGGCTGAGGGCTGCAGCGGCCGGGTGGCGCCGGGAGCATTGTGAAGTGGCCGGAGCGTCACAGGCGGTCGGGTCCCCGGCATCGGAGGGCGGGGCGGGTCTCAGCGGCGCCCCCGCCGGGACCCGGCACCCGGGACCCGGACTCAGACGCTGGGCGCGCAGGGAGGAGAATGGAGGACTTCGGCCGCTTCTCCCCGCGGCCCCACTCGGCCGTCTGGGAGCCTCCGCCGCCCAGCGAGGAGAGCGCATCCTTGGCTCAGCTGGACGGGTCGGGGCCGCGGGCCGAACCGGGCCTGTGCTCCTGGGCCCAGACGCCAGGCGAGGAGAGCGAGGCCACCGCGCCCTGGCCTCACTTGCTCTGCTCAGCCACCCCTCGGCCCAGCCGGCGCCCGTACTCCGACTCGCCGCAGGAAAGTCGCAGCCTGACCGACGTGGCCCGGAGATTCCTAGACCGCGCCAGGAAGCCCCGACCCCGCAGCCGGCGCCTGGAGGATGCCTGGGGGGAGGCAAGGACCAAGCCCCAGGAGCAGGGAGGCAGCGGGCACAGCCCGGCCTGGCAGCTGGAGCCCGAGCCTCAGCACGGCCAGCACTACCCTCCTGCCCGGGGAGATTCGCCCCCTCCTTACTCGCAGGGAGCTTACACCCCCGCGAACCGAGCCTTTGAGGAAGAAAAGGCGCAGAGCGGAGACCAGTGGGCAGTGCCGGTCTGCAGGGGTCTACGTCCCTGGTCCCTTTCCTCAGTTCACACGGAGAAGTCGTCTGTGTCCTCCAGAGAGTTCGGGACGCAGTCAGGTTGCATGCACATCCAGAAAAGACACAGCAATGATCCGGTGGAGTCGTTAACCAGCCAGCTTTCCCAGTCCCTAGTTTCCAGCAAGGAGATGCAGAAGCAGCACACCCAGGTCCTCAAGAACAAGTTGGAAGAGGCAGTAGTGTCCTCCAGGGACCAGAAGATCGTGGCCCTGGTGCTGAGCCGGCTCAAAAAGGCCCAGAGGATGCGGGAGCTGCAGCAGCAGGCGGCACTAGCCTGGGAGGAGCTGAAGCGCTCAGACCAGAAGGTCCAGTTGACCCTGGAGAGGGAGCGCAAGCTGCTGCTGCAGCAAAGCCAAGAGCAGTGGCAGCAGGACAAGGAGCAGCGCAAGGCTCGTCTGAACCGGGAGCTGCGAGTCCGGCGGCGGGACAGACGAGCCACTAACATGATACAGCAGGACAGCAGCGGGTGGAAGGCGCCGCTGGAGGACCAGGAGAAGCAGCGCCAGGAGAAGCTGGAG
This genomic interval carries:
- the CCDC185 gene encoding coiled-coil domain-containing protein 185, with translation MEDFGRFSPRPHSAVWEPPPPSEESASLAQLDGSGPRAEPGLCSWAQTPGEESEATAPWPHLLCSATPRPSRRPYSDSPQESRSLTDVARRFLDRARKPRPRSRRLEDAWGEARTKPQEQGGSGHSPAWQLEPEPQHGQHYPPARGDSPPPYSQGAYTPANRAFEEEKAQSGDQWAVPVCRGLRPWSLSSVHTEKSSVSSREFGTQSGCMHIQKRHSNDPVESLTSQLSQSLVSSKEMQKQHTQVLKNKLEEAVVSSRDQKIVALVLSRLKKAQRMRELQQQAALAWEELKRSDQKVQLTLERERKLLLQQSQEQWQQDKEQRKARLNRELRVRRRDRRATNMIQQDSSGWKAPLEDQEKQRQEKLEGAPSEPETEPEKQCQVQRLPERMLRDLQARNSLQLQKRLAQACLKKHVHPTKGQKKIQETSLSSLVNYQARKVLMDCQAKAEELLRKLSLEQSSQWSQEMPEGHTKEPDRELKDKVQKEEERFQQVKRWAEESQKQRKEHKSLLEELADQKTLQTQSQVHKNVRDKAHHIRELNILREKNHHILKLKAEKEERCHIEGIKEAIRRQEQRMEQILREKDATFEEFQKISRTSGTDDVRTLANNFFDQMAREAQVPAGQQRGGY